In Microcaecilia unicolor chromosome 1, aMicUni1.1, whole genome shotgun sequence, the following are encoded in one genomic region:
- the ADAT3 gene encoding probable inactive tRNA-specific adenosine deaminase-like protein 3 isoform X1: MFQPRSDCLGASRVSQHKRCRAVRMKEHKPPSQEDQDVTAEPKCKRRRSMELESCSWNILPVLSDEESREIAVLQAYAAPVLSKKETSRLVREVSTLYPLEGLQHLKRVRACRDRDSPYPLEMLLCLTLGKEEGRVPSLSELLPEEKVNCFGLGQPFLVLIPSCPPLTRPQFQEASAYWPTSFHENKQVTEALTGQLFSREEKARMQRYMEQAIEVAHQGAEKGNEAVGAVLVNPATEEVLAVGHDCRKISNPLLHGTMVCIDLVARAQGGGAYNFDSYPLCSFAASVKEAPGAGVTDCFDDASSSSILPYICTGFDLYITREPCIMCAMALVHSRIQRVFYGAPSPDGALGSRYKIHTQKDLNHHFQVFRGILEEQCQQLREKSQ; this comes from the coding sequence agcACAAGCCACCATCCCAAGAAGATCAAGATGTTACAGCAGAACCAAAGTGCAAGCGTCGGCGATCCATGGAGTTAGAGTCCTGTTCTTGGAACATTCTGCCCGTGCTTTCTGATGAGGAGTCGCGGGAGATTGCAGTGCTCCAAGCATATGCCGCGCCAGTCCTAAGCAAGAAAGAGACATCTCGCTTGGTAAGAGAAGTATCAACCCTATATCCATTGGAGGGCCTCCAGCATCTCAAAAGGGTTCGTGCATGCAGGGATAGAGATAGTCCTTATCCTTTGGAAATGTTGCTTTGTCTAACACTGGGCAAGGAAGAGGGACGTGTGCCATCTCTTTCTGAGCTACTTCCTGAGGAGAAGGTGAATTGCTTCGGCCTGGGGCAACCCTTTCTAGTGTTgattccatcttgtcctccactgACGAGGCCACAATTTCAAGAAGCTAGTGCCTACTGGCCAACCTCCTTCCATGAGAACAAGCAAGTGACTGAGGCCCTTACAGGACAGCTGTTCTCCAGGGAGGAGAAGGCCAGAATGCAGAGGTACATGGAACAAGCCATTGAGGTTGCCCAccaaggggcagagaaagggaatgaggcagtgggagCTGTCCTTGTGAATCCAGCTACTGAGGAGGTTTTAGCTGTGGGACACGACTGCAGAAAGATCAGTAATCCATTGCTTCATGGCACCATGGTGTGCATAGATCTTGTTGCTCGTGCACAGGGTGGAGGGGCATACAACTTTGATTCCTaccctttgtgctcttttgctGCCTCAGTCAAAGAGGCACCTGGAGCAGGTGTAACAGATTGTTTTGATGATGCCAGTAGCAGCAGTATCTTACCCTATATCTGCACGGGATTTGACCTGTACATTACCAGAGAACCCTGCATTATGTGTGCCATGGCACTAGTGCATTCAAGGATTCAGCGCGTCTTCTATGGGGCACCGTCACCAGATGGAGCTCTGGGGAGCAGGTATAAGATCCACACCCAGAAGGATTTGAACCATCATTTTCAGGTCTTTCGAGGCATACTAGAGGAGCAGTGTCAACAACTGAGGGAGAAATCTCAGTGA
- the ADAT3 gene encoding probable inactive tRNA-specific adenosine deaminase-like protein 3 isoform X2, whose translation MVSPPLVKTMSKVHLSTSEAKKEHKPPSQEDQDVTAEPKCKRRRSMELESCSWNILPVLSDEESREIAVLQAYAAPVLSKKETSRLVREVSTLYPLEGLQHLKRVRACRDRDSPYPLEMLLCLTLGKEEGRVPSLSELLPEEKVNCFGLGQPFLVLIPSCPPLTRPQFQEASAYWPTSFHENKQVTEALTGQLFSREEKARMQRYMEQAIEVAHQGAEKGNEAVGAVLVNPATEEVLAVGHDCRKISNPLLHGTMVCIDLVARAQGGGAYNFDSYPLCSFAASVKEAPGAGVTDCFDDASSSSILPYICTGFDLYITREPCIMCAMALVHSRIQRVFYGAPSPDGALGSRYKIHTQKDLNHHFQVFRGILEEQCQQLREKSQ comes from the coding sequence agcACAAGCCACCATCCCAAGAAGATCAAGATGTTACAGCAGAACCAAAGTGCAAGCGTCGGCGATCCATGGAGTTAGAGTCCTGTTCTTGGAACATTCTGCCCGTGCTTTCTGATGAGGAGTCGCGGGAGATTGCAGTGCTCCAAGCATATGCCGCGCCAGTCCTAAGCAAGAAAGAGACATCTCGCTTGGTAAGAGAAGTATCAACCCTATATCCATTGGAGGGCCTCCAGCATCTCAAAAGGGTTCGTGCATGCAGGGATAGAGATAGTCCTTATCCTTTGGAAATGTTGCTTTGTCTAACACTGGGCAAGGAAGAGGGACGTGTGCCATCTCTTTCTGAGCTACTTCCTGAGGAGAAGGTGAATTGCTTCGGCCTGGGGCAACCCTTTCTAGTGTTgattccatcttgtcctccactgACGAGGCCACAATTTCAAGAAGCTAGTGCCTACTGGCCAACCTCCTTCCATGAGAACAAGCAAGTGACTGAGGCCCTTACAGGACAGCTGTTCTCCAGGGAGGAGAAGGCCAGAATGCAGAGGTACATGGAACAAGCCATTGAGGTTGCCCAccaaggggcagagaaagggaatgaggcagtgggagCTGTCCTTGTGAATCCAGCTACTGAGGAGGTTTTAGCTGTGGGACACGACTGCAGAAAGATCAGTAATCCATTGCTTCATGGCACCATGGTGTGCATAGATCTTGTTGCTCGTGCACAGGGTGGAGGGGCATACAACTTTGATTCCTaccctttgtgctcttttgctGCCTCAGTCAAAGAGGCACCTGGAGCAGGTGTAACAGATTGTTTTGATGATGCCAGTAGCAGCAGTATCTTACCCTATATCTGCACGGGATTTGACCTGTACATTACCAGAGAACCCTGCATTATGTGTGCCATGGCACTAGTGCATTCAAGGATTCAGCGCGTCTTCTATGGGGCACCGTCACCAGATGGAGCTCTGGGGAGCAGGTATAAGATCCACACCCAGAAGGATTTGAACCATCATTTTCAGGTCTTTCGAGGCATACTAGAGGAGCAGTGTCAACAACTGAGGGAGAAATCTCAGTGA